In the Leptotrichia sp. oral taxon 212 genome, one interval contains:
- a CDS encoding Cof-type HAD-IIB family hydrolase → MYKVVVSDLDGTLLNSDQEVSELSKKVIRELCDRGIKFYIATGRAYPDAKRIMESIGIKIPLISANGGVINDSDGNEIYRDDLDEESKNIILDIDYMAVSDLIHINAYSDNRWFLTTEERKVNPFKEEPHFTYEINSIEELRKRNITKIYYIGPRRELLKLEKIVLEKTDGKVNVAFTHPECLEIFDMNVNKAIAVKKLSDMENFTLNDVIAFGDGFNDYEMLKEVKKGCIMKNAHYSLKEALPELEIVTSNSRNGVAKKLMEIYNIKVDEE, encoded by the coding sequence ATGTATAAAGTTGTAGTAAGTGATCTTGACGGGACTTTGCTTAACTCAGATCAGGAAGTGTCTGAACTGTCAAAAAAAGTCATAAGGGAATTATGTGACAGAGGTATAAAATTTTATATTGCAACAGGAAGGGCATATCCTGATGCAAAAAGAATTATGGAATCAATAGGTATAAAAATACCTCTTATTTCAGCAAATGGAGGAGTCATAAATGATTCTGACGGAAATGAGATATACAGGGATGATCTGGATGAAGAATCAAAAAATATAATTCTTGATATAGACTATATGGCAGTATCAGATTTAATACATATAAATGCTTACAGTGATAACAGATGGTTTCTGACAACAGAAGAAAGAAAAGTTAATCCATTTAAAGAAGAACCTCATTTTACATATGAAATAAACTCTATTGAAGAATTAAGAAAAAGAAATATAACAAAAATTTATTATATTGGTCCAAGAAGAGAACTTCTAAAGCTTGAAAAAATCGTGCTTGAAAAAACAGATGGAAAAGTAAATGTTGCATTTACACACCCTGAGTGTCTTGAAATATTTGATATGAATGTAAATAAAGCCATAGCCGTCAAAAAACTTAGCGATATGGAAAACTTTACTTTAAATGATGTCATCGCATTTGGAGATGGCTTCAATGACTATGAAATGCTGAAGGAAGTAAAAAAAGGATGCATTATGAAAAATGCACACTATAGTTTAAAGGAGGCTTTGCCTGAGCTTGAAATTGTAACAAGTAATTCAAGAAACGGTGTAGCAAAAAAACTTATGGAGATATATAATATAAAAGTTGATGAAGAATAA
- a CDS encoding cyclase family protein, with protein MEHNLWKLLETLKENEWVDLTHKLTNNSPYWGGMPDGVLELNKTVIDFPEMNLNIQTHKFPGQFGTHIDYPGHFVKNARLAGCFKVEDTVLPLVVIDLSKKVQENSDYEITVDDILEFEKEHGTIPENAFVAFRSDWCKRWPDMNALTNADNEGNAHTPGWPLSTLEFLFDKRNIAGVGHETLDTDAAVTCAKNEDLVGERYILQKDKFQVEAMKNLDKLPPAGAVIFIAAPRIVHANGLPARVWAVIPKKK; from the coding sequence GTGGAACATAATTTATGGAAATTACTGGAAACTCTTAAAGAAAATGAATGGGTTGACTTGACTCATAAGCTTACAAATAACAGTCCTTACTGGGGAGGAATGCCTGATGGAGTCCTCGAGCTTAATAAAACTGTCATTGATTTCCCTGAAATGAATCTTAATATACAGACACATAAATTTCCGGGACAGTTCGGTACACACATAGACTATCCAGGACATTTTGTAAAAAATGCACGTCTGGCAGGATGCTTTAAAGTGGAAGATACTGTTTTACCCTTAGTTGTTATCGATTTAAGTAAAAAAGTTCAGGAAAACAGTGATTATGAAATAACTGTAGATGATATTCTGGAGTTTGAAAAAGAACACGGTACCATACCTGAAAATGCATTTGTTGCCTTCAGATCTGACTGGTGTAAAAGATGGCCTGATATGAATGCGCTTACAAATGCAGATAATGAAGGAAATGCACATACACCAGGATGGCCTCTTTCTACGCTTGAATTTCTATTTGACAAAAGAAATATTGCAGGAGTAGGACATGAAACTCTTGATACGGATGCTGCTGTCACTTGTGCAAAAAATGAGGATCTTGTAGGAGAAAGATACATTCTTCAAAAAGACAAGTTTCAGGTGGAAGCAATGAAGAACCTTGATAAACTTCCTCCAGCAGGAGCTGTCATATTTATTGCCGCACCTAGAATCGTTCATGCAAACGGATTGCCTGCCAGAGTATGGGCTGTCATTCCAAAGAAGAAATAA
- a CDS encoding D-alanyl-D-alanine carboxypeptidase family protein yields MAKEKKVIVAEDKEIEGISRYRGEVHKFIATRQGKVLKTQGEREKHPTASLAKVMNIIVALDQIDKGNASLDDKVCFTPDTAYLKGSWLNVKPGDCFTLENLLKSEIIYSANNAAYLVAKHIGNGDIEKFVALMNEKAQELEMKDTVFHTPAGLPTSMTGKEMDVSTAYDMYLMGMKASEDDRIKEWSSQPELTLPNSNGDEVIYKNRNALLYRHGIYGLKTGFHADAGYNLILTSKLGNLEIISVTLGNRTDTERNDDQKVEFTTIEDRLQSVYTVGKEMGKFKVKNGKKKELKGVISDNVYQIDNSNYTFRLKDLEVNVENEGIKKGDVIGVLEVLDDGQVISKIDIVAGEETEELSWFGKLLRIISFGLI; encoded by the coding sequence ATGGCAAAAGAAAAAAAGGTCATAGTGGCTGAAGATAAGGAAATTGAAGGAATTTCAAGATATAGAGGAGAAGTGCATAAATTTATAGCTACAAGACAGGGGAAAGTTCTCAAAACTCAGGGAGAAAGAGAAAAACACCCTACAGCTTCACTGGCAAAAGTAATGAATATAATTGTGGCACTTGATCAGATAGATAAAGGAAATGCAAGTTTAGATGACAAAGTATGTTTTACACCTGATACCGCATATCTTAAAGGAAGCTGGCTGAATGTAAAACCAGGAGACTGTTTTACATTGGAAAACCTTCTGAAATCAGAAATAATATATTCTGCAAACAATGCAGCCTATCTTGTAGCTAAACATATAGGTAATGGAGATATAGAAAAATTTGTAGCTCTTATGAATGAGAAAGCTCAGGAATTAGAAATGAAAGATACAGTGTTTCATACTCCAGCAGGATTGCCAACATCTATGACAGGAAAGGAAATGGATGTTTCTACTGCATACGATATGTATCTGATGGGTATGAAAGCTTCTGAAGATGACAGGATAAAGGAATGGTCAAGTCAGCCTGAACTTACTTTACCTAACTCAAATGGAGATGAAGTAATTTATAAAAATAGAAATGCATTACTGTACAGACATGGCATATATGGCTTAAAAACGGGATTCCATGCAGATGCGGGATATAATTTAATATTGACGAGCAAACTTGGAAATCTTGAAATTATATCAGTTACGTTGGGGAATAGAACAGATACAGAAAGAAATGATGATCAGAAAGTTGAATTTACTACAATAGAAGACAGGCTTCAGTCAGTTTATACAGTAGGCAAGGAAATGGGTAAATTTAAAGTAAAAAATGGAAAAAAGAAAGAACTGAAGGGTGTCATTTCGGATAATGTCTATCAGATAGATAACTCAAATTACACTTTTAGACTAAAAGACCTTGAAGTGAATGTAGAAAATGAAGGAATAAAAAAGGGAGATGTAATAGGAGTTCTTGAAGTACTTGATGATGGACAGGTAATTTCTAAGATAGATATAGTTGCAGGAGAAGAAACGGAAGAGCTCTCATGGTTTGGAAAACTTTTGAGGATAATAAGTTTTGGACTTATTTAG
- a CDS encoding glutamate-5-semialdehyde dehydrogenase produces MISGYIEEMGKKAKEASKKLLTLDTRIKNKALVMIAEELINKKEEIKEANRIDLENGKKEGLSFALLDRLELTDKRIEAMSQGLLEIAAFTDPIGEILTGWKHKNGMTIEKKRVPLGVLGIIYESRPNVTIDSAGLAIKSSNAVILRGSGNAINSNIYLNRLFNETGVKAGLPENSVQLIENTDRALVNEMVKMNKYIDVLIPRGGKGLKKFIIENATIPVIETGAGVCHVFVDESAKMDNVLPIIKNAKTQRPSTCNSIETVLVHKNIADGILPELTDMLIKSGVELRYSKEALDIVNRNDVKPANEEDFGAEYLDMIMSLKLVENVDEAIEYINNHSTQHSDSIITESIDNAEKFLNEVDSSAVYLNASTRFSDGGEFGYGGEIGISTQKLHARGPMGVRELTTTKYIIRGNGQIRE; encoded by the coding sequence ATGATTAGCGGATATATCGAAGAAATGGGAAAGAAGGCAAAAGAAGCATCGAAAAAGCTGCTTACTCTAGATACGAGAATAAAAAACAAAGCTCTTGTAATGATTGCTGAAGAGTTAATTAATAAAAAAGAAGAAATAAAGGAAGCAAACAGAATAGACCTTGAAAATGGTAAGAAGGAAGGACTTTCATTTGCGCTTCTGGACAGGCTGGAGCTCACAGATAAAAGGATAGAAGCCATGTCACAGGGATTGTTGGAAATAGCAGCTTTTACTGATCCGATAGGAGAAATATTGACAGGATGGAAACATAAAAATGGAATGACTATCGAGAAAAAAAGAGTTCCGTTAGGTGTACTTGGAATTATATACGAATCAAGACCAAATGTAACCATAGATTCGGCAGGACTTGCAATAAAATCATCCAATGCAGTAATTTTAAGAGGATCGGGAAATGCAATAAACTCGAATATTTATTTAAACAGGCTTTTTAACGAAACAGGAGTTAAGGCGGGACTGCCTGAAAATTCAGTTCAGCTTATAGAAAATACTGACAGGGCACTTGTAAATGAAATGGTAAAAATGAATAAGTATATTGATGTCCTCATACCTAGAGGCGGAAAAGGACTGAAAAAATTTATTATTGAAAATGCTACCATTCCCGTTATTGAAACAGGAGCAGGAGTATGTCATGTATTTGTAGATGAAAGTGCAAAGATGGACAACGTACTGCCAATCATAAAAAATGCAAAAACTCAGAGGCCAAGTACATGTAATTCCATAGAAACAGTACTGGTTCATAAGAATATTGCTGATGGAATATTGCCTGAGCTTACAGATATGCTTATAAAAAGCGGTGTGGAGCTCAGATATAGCAAAGAAGCCCTTGATATTGTAAATAGGAATGATGTGAAGCCGGCAAATGAAGAAGATTTTGGTGCAGAATATCTTGATATGATAATGTCCCTGAAACTTGTAGAAAATGTAGATGAAGCAATAGAATATATAAATAATCACAGTACACAGCATTCAGATTCAATAATAACAGAATCAATAGATAATGCTGAAAAATTCTTAAATGAAGTGGATTCGTCGGCAGTTTACCTGAATGCATCTACAAGATTTTCAGACGGTGGAGAATTTGGCTATGGTGGGGAAATTGGAATTTCCACTCAGAAACTTCATGCAAGAGGGCCTATGGGTGTAAGAGAGCTTACAACAACAAAATATATTATCAGAGGAAATGGACAGATTAGGGAGTAA
- the nth gene encoding endonuclease III, with translation MTKKERLNKIFPILEKKFGKPKCALDFETPFQLMVAVILSAQCTDERVNIVTKELFKVVREPQDIRNMDIKILEKYIKSTGFYKNKAKNIKLNAEALLKKHNDVIPDRMEELVELAGVGRKTANVVLGEIWDIREGIVVDTHVKRLSNHIGFVKSENPEIIERELMKFVPKKNWFEYSHYLILHGRDKCKARKPQCEMCEINEYCKYYEKLLKEVKKRGEGSVKIKKTKKVKK, from the coding sequence ATGACAAAAAAGGAAAGACTCAATAAAATATTTCCAATACTTGAAAAGAAATTTGGAAAACCTAAGTGTGCACTGGATTTTGAAACTCCTTTTCAGTTGATGGTTGCGGTTATTTTATCTGCACAATGCACAGATGAGAGAGTAAATATAGTAACGAAAGAATTATTTAAAGTAGTGAGGGAACCGCAGGACATTCGTAATATGGATATAAAAATACTTGAAAAATATATAAAGTCGACAGGTTTTTATAAAAATAAGGCTAAAAATATAAAATTGAATGCGGAGGCACTGCTGAAAAAACATAACGATGTTATTCCTGACAGGATGGAAGAGCTTGTGGAACTTGCAGGAGTTGGACGGAAAACAGCAAATGTAGTTTTAGGGGAAATATGGGATATAAGAGAAGGAATTGTGGTGGATACCCATGTGAAAAGACTTTCTAATCATATTGGATTTGTTAAAAGTGAAAATCCTGAAATCATAGAAAGGGAACTGATGAAGTTTGTCCCTAAAAAAAACTGGTTTGAATATTCACATTATCTGATTTTACATGGAAGAGACAAATGCAAGGCAAGAAAACCCCAATGTGAAATGTGTGAAATAAATGAATACTGCAAATATTATGAAAAATTATTAAAGGAAGTAAAGAAAAGGGGAGAAGGATCTGTGAAGATAAAAAAAACAAAGAAAGTTAAAAAATAA
- the proB gene encoding glutamate 5-kinase, with the protein MKRQTNRREEILENIQKIVVKVGTSTLTNEDGSLNIEKIKKIVSELSNLSNKGYDVVLVTSGAVGAGMGKLNMTERPKTLSEKQALASVGQVALTHLYQLLFQEYGKIIGQILLTRGDFSDRRRYLNARNVCNTLLKNKIIPIINENDAVVSNELKVGDNDTLSALVSGLIDADLLIILSDVQGLYNKNPQKYEDANLIEIVGKIDDDIKKTAGGEGSKFGTGGMITKIIAAEMATKIGTNMVIASGDEPKNISRIVEKENIGTLFTKKNKKISSKKYWLAYGTNKKGLLTIDEGAEKALFKGKSLLPVGIKSFEGDFDKGTVVKIMNMKNENIATGISNYSSDEIELIKGHRSEDIEKILGHKYDDVVVHIDNMVVIKGQ; encoded by the coding sequence ATGAAAAGACAGACAAACAGAAGAGAAGAAATATTGGAAAATATTCAAAAGATAGTAGTAAAAGTTGGAACATCAACACTTACAAATGAAGACGGCAGTTTAAATATAGAAAAAATAAAAAAAATAGTTTCGGAATTAAGCAATTTATCTAACAAAGGTTACGATGTGGTACTGGTAACATCGGGAGCAGTGGGAGCCGGAATGGGAAAGCTTAATATGACGGAGCGTCCAAAAACGTTATCTGAAAAACAGGCACTGGCATCTGTAGGACAGGTGGCATTAACTCATCTGTATCAGTTACTTTTTCAGGAATATGGGAAAATAATAGGACAGATTCTGCTTACAAGAGGTGATTTTTCAGATAGAAGAAGATATCTGAATGCAAGAAATGTATGTAATACGTTACTTAAAAATAAAATAATACCCATAATAAACGAGAATGATGCAGTTGTATCAAATGAGCTGAAAGTAGGGGATAATGACACTCTTTCAGCATTAGTTTCGGGACTTATAGATGCAGATCTGCTGATTATCCTGTCTGATGTTCAGGGACTTTACAATAAGAATCCTCAGAAATATGAAGATGCAAATCTGATAGAAATTGTTGGAAAAATAGATGATGATATTAAAAAAACTGCAGGCGGAGAAGGCTCAAAATTTGGGACAGGTGGAATGATTACTAAGATAATTGCTGCGGAAATGGCAACTAAAATAGGTACAAACATGGTAATTGCAAGTGGAGATGAACCAAAAAATATATCGAGGATAGTTGAAAAAGAAAATATAGGAACACTATTTACTAAGAAAAATAAAAAAATAAGTTCTAAAAAATACTGGCTTGCATACGGAACAAATAAAAAAGGTCTGCTTACTATAGATGAAGGTGCTGAAAAAGCATTGTTTAAGGGAAAGAGTCTTCTTCCTGTAGGAATAAAATCTTTTGAAGGTGATTTTGATAAAGGAACAGTAGTGAAAATTATGAATATGAAAAATGAAAATATAGCGACAGGTATTTCAAACTATTCTTCAGATGAAATAGAGCTTATTAAAGGACATAGAAGTGAGGATATAGAAAAAATACTTGGTCATAAGTATGATGATGTTGTAGTGCATATAGACAATATGGTAGTTATAAAAGGACAGTAA
- a CDS encoding alpha-amylase produces MENGVMIQYFEWNLPDDGKHWERLKNDAKHLSEIGVSAVWIPPAYKGTSSMDVGYGAYDLWDLGEFDQKGSVRTKYGTKQELTEAIDELHKYGINVYLDVVLNHKAGADETERFMVIEVASDNRNEEVTEPYEIEGWTKFTFPGRNDRYSAFKWNYNLFTGVDFNNENQKTAIYKIVGENKDWAEEVDGEMGNYDYLMNADVNYAHPEVRKEVISWGKWVVNELKLDGFRMDAVKHISEGFIKEFLDEVRNVYGQDFYSVGEYWKDDLETLKEYLESLEYTTDLFDVGLHFNFHEASVRGKEFDLRTIFDNTILMSDSMQAVSFVDNHDSQKGSALESQIESWFKPHAYAIILLAERGYPCLFYGDYYGVGGQESEHRWIIDQLLYVRKNYAYGGEIDYFDNPNIIGIYRTGRENELNTGCIAVLSNNEEGEILIEAGQNRTGQVWKEVTGSGFENVVIDDNGFAAFKVRAGKISVWIPDEQ; encoded by the coding sequence ATGGAAAATGGAGTAATGATACAATATTTTGAATGGAATCTTCCTGATGATGGGAAACATTGGGAAAGACTGAAAAATGATGCAAAACATTTAAGTGAAATAGGAGTTTCTGCAGTATGGATTCCACCTGCATATAAAGGAACATCTTCAATGGATGTAGGATATGGGGCATATGATTTATGGGATTTAGGAGAATTTGATCAGAAGGGTAGCGTAAGAACGAAATATGGTACAAAACAGGAACTTACAGAAGCAATTGATGAACTTCATAAATACGGTATAAATGTCTATCTTGATGTTGTATTGAATCACAAGGCAGGGGCAGATGAAACAGAAAGATTTATGGTGATAGAAGTAGCTTCTGACAACAGAAATGAAGAAGTGACGGAACCTTATGAAATTGAAGGATGGACAAAATTTACATTTCCTGGAAGAAACGACAGATATTCTGCTTTTAAATGGAACTATAATCTTTTTACAGGAGTAGATTTTAATAATGAGAATCAGAAAACGGCTATTTATAAAATAGTGGGAGAAAACAAGGACTGGGCTGAAGAAGTGGATGGGGAAATGGGAAATTATGACTATCTTATGAATGCAGATGTGAACTATGCCCATCCTGAAGTCAGAAAGGAAGTAATAAGCTGGGGAAAATGGGTAGTGAATGAACTGAAACTGGACGGATTCAGAATGGATGCGGTAAAACATATAAGTGAAGGATTTATAAAGGAATTTCTTGATGAAGTCAGAAATGTTTATGGACAGGATTTCTATTCTGTAGGAGAATATTGGAAAGATGACCTTGAAACATTAAAGGAATATCTGGAAAGCTTGGAATATACAACAGATTTATTTGATGTGGGACTGCATTTTAATTTTCATGAAGCATCAGTAAGAGGAAAGGAATTTGATCTTAGAACAATTTTTGATAATACAATACTGATGTCAGATTCAATGCAGGCAGTTTCTTTTGTTGATAATCACGACTCGCAGAAGGGAAGTGCACTGGAATCCCAGATAGAAAGCTGGTTCAAGCCACATGCCTATGCAATAATACTTCTGGCAGAAAGAGGTTATCCTTGCCTGTTCTATGGCGATTATTATGGGGTAGGTGGTCAGGAGAGTGAACACAGATGGATAATAGATCAGCTGCTTTATGTAAGAAAAAATTATGCCTATGGTGGAGAAATTGATTACTTTGATAATCCTAATATTATAGGAATTTACAGAACAGGAAGGGAAAATGAACTGAATACAGGATGTATAGCCGTCCTGTCAAATAATGAGGAAGGGGAAATACTGATAGAAGCAGGACAGAACCGTACAGGACAGGTATGGAAAGAAGTTACAGGAAGCGGATTTGAAAATGTTGTGATAGATGATAACGGTTTTGCTGCATTTAAAGTCAGAGCAGGAAAAATTTCGGTCTGGATTCCTGATGAACAGTAA
- a CDS encoding TraX family protein — protein sequence MSLFVLKIIGIISMFIDHYHFVIGGPEILNIIGRIAFPIFSFSLGEGYFYTGNFKKYIGRLSFFAIISQIPAYIFKLDYPMNIFFTLLFGLIIIKIFYSRKIPLLIKVILIGGLVYVAEKYNFDYGMYGILTIVLFSIFRRKKILIFCAFLGLNILLILIPDIFNLAKIQMYSMLSLIPIFSYNGKKGKNMKYFFYVFYPAHFLVLEGIKYIIDKF from the coding sequence ATGAGTTTATTTGTTTTAAAAATTATAGGTATCATATCAATGTTTATTGATCATTATCATTTTGTAATAGGGGGACCGGAAATTTTAAATATTATAGGAAGAATAGCATTTCCAATATTTTCCTTTTCACTTGGAGAAGGATATTTCTATACCGGAAATTTTAAAAAATATATTGGAAGATTGTCTTTTTTTGCTATTATTTCCCAAATACCTGCATATATTTTTAAACTTGACTATCCGATGAATATATTTTTTACTTTGCTATTTGGACTTATAATAATAAAAATATTTTATTCAAGGAAGATTCCCCTTTTAATAAAGGTCATTTTAATTGGTGGACTTGTTTATGTGGCAGAAAAGTATAATTTTGATTATGGGATGTATGGAATATTGACAATAGTTCTGTTCAGTATTTTCAGAAGAAAAAAAATTCTTATATTTTGTGCATTTCTGGGATTGAACATACTTCTGATATTAATACCTGACATTTTTAATCTGGCAAAAATTCAGATGTATTCTATGCTTTCCCTAATACCGATATTTTCATATAATGGGAAAAAGGGAAAAAATATGAAGTATTTTTTTTATGTTTTTTATCCTGCTCACTTTTTAGTTCTGGAAGGAATAAAATATATAATTGATAAATTTTAA
- a CDS encoding cupin domain-containing protein → MFGTVKNEGGMLFSGNNFKVVKKVLKSGEQIPSHNHESDNIVLSVLKGKMEMYLNDTEKHVLVPGDILNFDGVNFIKGTALEDSEFNVTLVKK, encoded by the coding sequence ATGTTTGGTACAGTGAAAAATGAAGGTGGTATGCTTTTCAGCGGAAATAATTTTAAAGTTGTAAAAAAAGTATTAAAATCAGGAGAACAGATTCCTTCACATAATCATGAAAGTGATAATATAGTACTTTCAGTTTTAAAAGGTAAAATGGAAATGTATCTTAATGATACTGAAAAACATGTTCTTGTACCGGGAGATATATTGAATTTTGATGGTGTGAACTTTATAAAGGGGACTGCTCTTGAAGATTCAGAATTTAATGTAACACTTGTTAAAAAATAA
- a CDS encoding GNAT family N-acetyltransferase, whose translation MEIKHIEDKGFFINNEKEEIIAELTYRKEGNKLYFDHTFVSSSLRGQGIADKLLNAGVEYAEKNGYKIVPVCSYVVKKFQNGKYDFIKG comes from the coding sequence ATGGAAATAAAGCATATTGAAGATAAAGGCTTTTTTATTAATAATGAAAAAGAAGAAATAATTGCTGAACTGACATACAGAAAAGAAGGAAATAAGTTGTATTTTGACCATACATTTGTATCTTCGTCGCTGAGAGGGCAGGGGATTGCTGATAAACTTCTTAATGCAGGTGTTGAATATGCTGAAAAGAATGGATACAAAATAGTTCCAGTATGCAGCTATGTAGTGAAAAAATTTCAAAATGGAAAATATGATTTCATAAAAGGCTAA
- a CDS encoding porin family protein, which translates to MKKTLLGLFLVLGMASFANSKIELKGAYDLGGKYHFEKSSVKGKANAMEAGAEYRYEVTPGLELGGGVAYQAHKDVKEYKAEMYDSVPVYATAKYTFDTAAPVKPYVKGDLGYSINNNDAKDGVYYGVGAGLNINDNFNVDVMYKENKGKYEIGTKDYKADYRRVSLGVGYNFNLGQ; encoded by the coding sequence ATGAAAAAAACGTTATTAGGATTATTTTTAGTATTAGGAATGGCTTCATTCGCTAACAGTAAGATAGAATTAAAAGGAGCCTATGATTTAGGAGGAAAATATCATTTTGAAAAATCTTCTGTTAAAGGTAAAGCAAACGCAATGGAAGCAGGTGCAGAATACAGATATGAAGTTACTCCAGGACTGGAACTTGGAGGAGGAGTAGCATATCAGGCACATAAAGATGTGAAAGAGTATAAGGCAGAAATGTATGATTCTGTACCAGTTTATGCAACTGCAAAATATACTTTTGATACAGCAGCTCCTGTAAAACCTTATGTAAAAGGAGATCTTGGATACTCAATCAATAATAATGATGCAAAAGATGGAGTATACTATGGTGTAGGAGCAGGACTTAACATAAACGATAACTTTAATGTTGACGTAATGTATAAGGAAAATAAAGGTAAATATGAAATAGGAACAAAAGATTATAAAGCAGATTACAGAAGAGTTTCTCTTGGTGTAGGTTATAATTTCAACCTAGGTCAGTAA
- the proC gene encoding pyrroline-5-carboxylate reductase yields MKIGFIGTGNMGSAMIKGLVTSEYVSGDKINIFDVNKEKSKELSEKYNVNSLQNEIEIVDNSDIVVLSVKPNIYGSVLEKIKDRIGGNKIIVAIAAGVSIQNIENIAGKDKKIVRTMPNTSAQVLEGMTAVVFNKNISEEEKKDIFKILGSFGKSIEIEEKLMHTFTGIAGSLPAYVYMFIEALADGGVLEGMPRDKAYEIIAQTVKGSAEMLLKTGKHPGVLKDEVTSPAGTTIEAVNTLENGNFRGTVINAVRACVEKSKKMSN; encoded by the coding sequence ATGAAAATAGGATTTATAGGTACTGGAAATATGGGAAGTGCCATGATAAAAGGACTGGTTACATCAGAATATGTTTCAGGTGATAAAATAAACATATTTGATGTGAATAAGGAAAAATCAAAGGAACTTTCTGAAAAATATAATGTAAATTCTTTGCAGAATGAAATTGAAATAGTTGATAATAGCGATATTGTAGTTTTATCTGTAAAACCAAATATTTATGGTTCTGTTCTGGAAAAAATAAAGGATAGGATAGGTGGAAATAAGATAATAGTTGCAATTGCTGCAGGAGTCAGCATTCAAAATATTGAAAATATTGCAGGTAAAGATAAAAAGATAGTAAGAACAATGCCAAATACATCTGCGCAAGTACTTGAAGGAATGACGGCAGTTGTTTTTAACAAAAATATAAGCGAAGAAGAAAAGAAAGATATTTTTAAGATTCTTGGTAGTTTCGGGAAAAGTATCGAAATAGAGGAAAAGCTTATGCACACCTTTACAGGAATAGCAGGTTCACTGCCTGCTTATGTCTATATGTTTATAGAAGCACTTGCAGATGGAGGAGTGCTGGAGGGAATGCCGAGGGACAAGGCATATGAAATAATAGCCCAGACAGTAAAAGGATCTGCAGAAATGCTTCTAAAAACAGGAAAACATCCAGGAGTGCTGAAGGATGAAGTAACTTCTCCTGCTGGAACAACTATCGAGGCAGTTAATACCCTGGAAAACGGTAATTTTAGAGGAACTGTAATTAATGCAGTAAGGGCATGTGTTGAAAAATCAAAGAAAATGAGTAATTAA
- the kdsB gene encoding 3-deoxy-manno-octulosonate cytidylyltransferase produces the protein MKILGVIPARYASTRFEGKPLKDINGNPMIEWVYKRAKNADIDKLVVATDDQRIYDAVKNFGGNVVMTSADHENGTSRIIEVINNTEYSDFDFIINIQGDEPLIDIKSINLLANNYREEKSEIVTLKKEFRKNEDVSNPNIVKVITDFNSNAVYFSRSVIPYERNSVENFRYYKHLGIYGYTSKFLNELKNLREGILEKMESLEQLRFIENGYKIKVLETDSEVIGVDTEEDLAEVIEYVKEKGITL, from the coding sequence ATGAAAATACTTGGAGTAATTCCTGCAAGATATGCATCTACAAGGTTTGAAGGAAAACCTTTAAAAGATATAAATGGAAATCCCATGATAGAATGGGTATATAAAAGGGCTAAAAATGCAGATATTGATAAACTTGTTGTGGCAACTGACGATCAGAGAATATATGATGCGGTTAAAAATTTTGGCGGAAATGTTGTTATGACATCTGCAGATCATGAAAACGGAACTTCAAGAATAATAGAAGTAATAAATAATACAGAATACAGTGACTTTGATTTTATTATAAATATACAGGGGGATGAGCCTCTCATAGATATAAAATCTATTAACCTTCTGGCAAATAATTACAGGGAGGAAAAATCTGAAATTGTGACTTTAAAGAAGGAATTCAGAAAAAATGAAGATGTCAGTAATCCAAATATAGTGAAGGTAATAACAGATTTTAACAGTAATGCGGTTTATTTCAGCAGGTCAGTGATTCCTTATGAAAGGAATTCTGTCGAAAATTTCAGGTATTATAAGCACTTGGGAATATACGGGTATACTTCAAAATTTTTAAATGAACTTAAAAATCTCAGGGAAGGAATACTGGAAAAGATGGAATCACTGGAGCAGCTCAGGTTTATAGAAAATGGCTATAAAATAAAAGTTCTGGAAACAGATTCTGAAGTAATAGGAGTAGATACGGAAGAAGATCTGGCGGAAGTTATAGAATATGTTAAGGAAAAAGGTATAACATTATAG